GGCAAGCGGCGGCAGCGATACTCAGGTGAACGCTGGAACCATCCTGTACATTCCGGTCGCACAGGCCGAGGGCGGCGCTACAGTCACCGTGAAGGGCCAGCTGTACGGTCCTACGCTCAAGCTCGACGGTACGGACATCACCACCGGCACTGCTGTAACCATCGCAACCGACAGCACGCGCTACGTGCCGCTCTCCGTTGAAGGCACGGGCAGCCTGTACCTGACCGGCATCGCCATCGACTACGCGGCCGGCTCCCCCGCCGCCACCAGCCACACGGTCACCGTGGGCCCGAACGGCCAGTACCGGACCATTCAAGCCGCTCTGGATGCTAACGACTCTTCCGAAACCGACCGACTAGTGCTGAAGATCACTCCGGGCGACTATCGCGAGAAGATCACCGTGACCAAGCCGGGCGTCACCTTCGCCAACGCCGACGTGACCGCCAAGCGCGCGGTGACGATTCGCGCCAGCTACTATTCGTCCAACACATTCGATGCCGACGGCAAGTTTGTGCCGCAGGATGAATTCGACCTTGGCACCAACAAGTGCGCCACCGTGACCATTGGCGCGGGTGCCACAGGTTTCTCCGCCTACGGCATCACCTTCCAGAACGATTACAACGTGGTGGATCACACGGCGGCGGGCGAGCAGACGCCGGCCGTGGCGCTGAACACCCAGGCAGACAAGGTGTACCTGAAGAACAGCCGCATCATCGGCCGTCAGGACACTCTGTACGTGCAGGGCGCCGGCAACCGCGTGTACGTGGACGGCGGCTACATCGAAGGCACGGTTGATTTCGTGTTCGGCGACGCCAACGCCTACTTCGCCGGCACCGAGCTGCACATGGCCGCGTTCGCCGGCAAGAACAACGGCTACTTCACCGCCGCCAACACCAAGAAGTCCGGCGTGGGCCTGGTGTTTGACCGCTGCAACTTGACCGTTGCCGCAGCATATGACGACGATGCCAAGCTTTCGCTGGGCCGCCCGTGGCAGACGTTCGCGCAGTACACGCAGGTGCGTAAGGGCGACGGCAGCAGCTATGTGACCGGCGTGGATTTGGGTACGAAGAACTCGGCGTATACGGACACTTCCTCGGCCGTGACCTACCTCGACAGCACGATGTCCAGCAAGATCACCAAGAATCGTTGGAATGTGTGGACCAGCAAGAACCAGAGCGGCAAAAGCGTGGACGTGACCTTCCACGATGATGTGCGATTCGCGGAATACGCCAGCCACGATGAAACCGGCGCGCTGCTTGATCCGGCTGATTATAAGAACGTCGTGCTCGGCTCGATGTCTGCTTTGGATGAGGCTCAGGTGCAGGCGAAGCGTGCTGAATTGCTCGCGGCACTGGGCTTCGGCTCGGCGGCTGGTCAGTGGGTTGTGCCGGATGGCGCGTGGCCATTCGCTTACGACCCGAACTACTCGACCGGCACTGATGTGCAGCCGACTCAGCCGGGCGGCAACGCCTCGCCTAACGCGGATTCGGCGGCCAAGGCCGACACCATGCCGGAAACCGGCTCGGCCATCATTGCGGTGGTTGTAGTCGCCGTGCCGCTGCTCGTTGCTGGCTTGGCGCTGGTAGCAGTGCGCCGCAATCGCCAGCAGTGATTGAAAGCGTTGCTGCGAACCGGACCTGGTGACCTTGTAGACGGGGGGCTATCTCCGTTGAAAGAGGTACATTGATGGCTTTGCAGAAAGCCAACTGCTTTCAAAGGGGTACCTGAACCACGAAACCTCGAGTATAAGCGTTGCAATGACGGCGTTTATACTCGGGGTTTCCCATATTCAGTACCCCTCTGAATGCAGTTAGCTTGGATCGATGATCATATCCAAGAATTCACTCGTATAGTGGTGCGTAATGCTTACGTATTTGGGATAGCACTTGTTGCTCGTTGTACATATAGCAATGCCCTTGCCTCCTCACGGGGAAGCAAGGGCATTACGCTACTGCTTAGTACTGCTTAGTATTGCTCAGCACTGCTCAGCGATTGCTCAGCGGCAAGCGTCACAGCACGCCCTGGGCAACCATGGCGTTGGCGACCTTGACGAAGCCTGCGGCGTTGGCACCGAGCATCAGGTCACCCTCGTGACCGTATTCCTTGGCGGCGGCCAGGGAGTTGGCGACGATTTCTTCCATGATGGACTTGAGCTTGGCGTCGACCTCTTCGAAGGTCCAAGACAGGCGGTAGCTGTTCTGGCTCATCTCCAGGCCGGAGACGGCCACGCCACCGGCGTTGGCAGCCTTGGCCGGGCCGTACAGCACGCCGTTCTTCTGGTAGACCTCGATGGCCTCCGGGGTGGACGGCATGTTCGCACCCTCGACGACCACGGTCACGCCGTTGTCCACGAGCTTCTGTGCGGATTCGCCATCAACCTCGTTCTGGGTGGCGCACGGCAGAGCGATGTCGCCCTTGACGGTCCACACGCCCTTGCTGCCCTCGTGGTACTCGGAGCCCGGAACGCGCTCGGCGTATTCCTTGATGCGGCCGCGCTCGACTTCCTTGATCTGCTTGACGACCTCGACGTTGATGCCGTTCGGGTCGTAGATGTAGCCGTTGGAGTCGGAGACGGTGACGACCTTGGCGCCCAACTGCTCAGCCTTCTGAGCGGCGTAGGTGGCCACGTTGCCGGAGCCGGAGATCACGACGGTCTTGCCCTCGAAGGAGTCGTTGCGCAGCACGCGCAGGGCTTCCTGGGTGTAGTAGCACACGCCGTAACCGGTGGCCTCGGTGCGGGCCAGGGAACCGCCGAATTCCAGACCCTTACCGGTCAGGACGCCGGAGTACTCGTCGCGGATGCGCTTGTACTGGCCGAACAGGTAGCCGATCTCACGACCACCGACGTTGATGTCGCCGGCGGGAACGTCGGTGAACTGGCCGATGTGGCGGCTCAGCTCAGTCATGAAGGCCTGGCAGAAGCGCATGACCTCAGCGTCGGACTTGCCCTTCGGGTTGAAGTCGGAACCGCCCTTGCCGCCGCCCATCGGCAGCGTGGTCAGGGAGTTCTTGAGAATCTGCTCGAAGCCAAGGAACTTGACGACGGACTCGGTCACGGTCGGGTGGAAGCGTAGTCCGCCCTTGTACGGGCCAATGGCGGAGTTGAACTGGATACGGTAGCCGCGGTTCACCTGAACCTTGCCCTCGTCGTCAACCCAGGCCACGCGGAACTTGATGGTGCGCTCCGGCTCGACGATGCGCTCCAGTACACCGGCCTTCTCGTACTCCGGGTGCTTCTCGACAACCGGCTGCAGGGTCTCGAAGACCTCGCGAACGGCTTGCAGGAACTCCGGCTGATCGCCGTCACGGGCAACGACCTGGTCGTAGACACGCTTGATGTACTCGTCAGTGAGCATGATTCTCCTCGATTTGCTAGGGAATTAAGACGGTTTTATTCTATGCGCGCAGGCCCTTGCTGCATAGAGTCTCGCTCGGATAACGGGAAAGCTATCGGCGTGGTTATGGGGTGGTTCAAGTTTCCGTTTGTTAGATTTTTCGGCGATTGCTGGATGTCTGTCTGTGCGTGAATCGGGTCGAAATGGAAGCTGCATCACACCGAAGGTGCGTTCATATAGTGGACATAAAGGTGGACTTGGGTGATGTCGGATGTGCCCGTTGGGAATCGTGCGCCGTAGGGGCCGAGGTCTTCGGCGCGCAGGTTACCGGGTTCGCGGTCAGTGCGCGAAGTAGGTCTGCAGAATCATCGTGGTCTCGGTGCTTACCGGCACCGTGCGGTGGATGAGATTGAGCAATTCCTCAAGGGCGGTGGGGGAGGCCACGCGTACCACCAGTACGAAGCTGGGGGCGCCGGCCACCGAATAGCAGGAGACGATGCCGTCGATATTGTTCAGCTTGTCCGGAATCGAGGATTCGGCTGAGTAGTCGAGCGGGGTCACGTTGACGAACGCGCTGATGGGCAAGCCACGCTGCTCTTGGTCGATGATGGCCTTGTATCCCTTGATGATGCCGCGCTTCTCCAGCTTCTGCACGCGCGACTGGGCGGCGGAGACGGACAGTCCGGTCGCCTGGGCCAGTTGCGCGAGCGTGGCGCGGCCGTCGGCCTCCAGCATGGTGAGGATGCGCTGGTCGGTCTCGTCAATCGCGGTCATGGTGTCTTCTCCGTTCGTTGTGCTCTGTGTTCACTGTACCTGTTGCCGGAATGCGATGGCTTTCCGATTTTGCCTGGTAATTTCAGTAGTTCTTCCTGT
This DNA window, taken from Bifidobacterium longum subsp. longum JCM 1217, encodes the following:
- the gdhA gene encoding NADP-specific glutamate dehydrogenase, with the translated sequence MLTDEYIKRVYDQVVARDGDQPEFLQAVREVFETLQPVVEKHPEYEKAGVLERIVEPERTIKFRVAWVDDEGKVQVNRGYRIQFNSAIGPYKGGLRFHPTVTESVVKFLGFEQILKNSLTTLPMGGGKGGSDFNPKGKSDAEVMRFCQAFMTELSRHIGQFTDVPAGDINVGGREIGYLFGQYKRIRDEYSGVLTGKGLEFGGSLARTEATGYGVCYYTQEALRVLRNDSFEGKTVVISGSGNVATYAAQKAEQLGAKVVTVSDSNGYIYDPNGINVEVVKQIKEVERGRIKEYAERVPGSEYHEGSKGVWTVKGDIALPCATQNEVDGESAQKLVDNGVTVVVEGANMPSTPEAIEVYQKNGVLYGPAKAANAGGVAVSGLEMSQNSYRLSWTFEEVDAKLKSIMEEIVANSLAAAKEYGHEGDLMLGANAAGFVKVANAMVAQGVL
- a CDS encoding pectinesterase family protein, with translation MNAGTILYIPVAQAEGGATVTVKGQLYGPTLKLDGTDITTGTAVTIATDSTRYVPLSVEGTGSLYLTGIAIDYAAGSPAATSHTVTVGPNGQYRTIQAALDANDSSETDRLVLKITPGDYREKITVTKPGVTFANADVTAKRAVTIRASYYSSNTFDADGKFVPQDEFDLGTNKCATVTIGAGATGFSAYGITFQNDYNVVDHTAAGEQTPAVALNTQADKVYLKNSRIIGRQDTLYVQGAGNRVYVDGGYIEGTVDFVFGDANAYFAGTELHMAAFAGKNNGYFTAANTKKSGVGLVFDRCNLTVAAAYDDDAKLSLGRPWQTFAQYTQVRKGDGSSYVTGVDLGTKNSAYTDTSSAVTYLDSTMSSKITKNRWNVWTSKNQSGKSVDVTFHDDVRFAEYASHDETGALLDPADYKNVVLGSMSALDEAQVQAKRAELLAALGFGSAAGQWVVPDGAWPFAYDPNYSTGTDVQPTQPGGNASPNADSAAKADTMPETGSAIIAVVVVAVPLLVAGLALVAVRRNRQQ
- a CDS encoding Lrp/AsnC family transcriptional regulator, encoding MTAIDETDQRILTMLEADGRATLAQLAQATGLSVSAAQSRVQKLEKRGIIKGYKAIIDQEQRGLPISAFVNVTPLDYSAESSIPDKLNNIDGIVSCYSVAGAPSFVLVVRVASPTALEELLNLIHRTVPVSTETTMILQTYFAH